A stretch of DNA from Lysinibacillus sp. B2A1:
AAGCAAAAGGTTTACCAATCGTAGCATTAGAATCAACAATTATCTCTCACGGCATGCCATACCCTCAGAACGTTCAAACTGCACGTGAAGTAGAACAAATTATCCGTGACAATGGTGCAGTACCAGCAACGATTGCTTTAATTGATGGGAAAATTAAAATCGGTTTATCAGATGAAGAACTTGAAATGTTCGGTAATGCGCAAGGAGTAGCAAAAACTTCACGTCGTGACTTAGGTTATTTATTGGCAACAAAAAAATTAGGCGCGACAACTGTTGCGGCAACAATGATTTGTGCAGAACTTGCGGGCATTGAAATTTTCGTAACAGGCGGTATCGGTGGTGTTCATCGAGGCGCTGAAACAACGATGGACATTTCAGCAGATTTAGAAGAATTGGCACAAACGAATGTAGCTGTAATTTGTGCAGGTGCTAAATCGATTTTAGACATTGGTTTAACATTAGAATATCTTGAAACTAAGGGTGTGCCTGTCGTTGGATTTGGCACAGATGAAGTACCTGCGTTCTATACTCGTCAAAGTGGTTTCGATGTTAACTTTAAACTTGATACGCCAGAAGAAGTGGCAGAGATGCTACGTGCAAAATGGCAATTAGGCTTGAAGGGCGGAGCTGTTATTGCGAATCCGATTCCTGAGTCTGAGGCGCTTGAACATTCATTCATTACAGAAATCATTGAAAAAGCGCTAATAGAAGCAGAAGAAAATGGTATTCAAGGCAAAAACGTTACACCATTCTTACTTGGAAAAGTAAAAGAATTAACAGAGGGCAAAAGCCTTGATGCAAACATTGCATTAGTAAAAAATAATGCAGTTGTAGGAGCAAAAATTGCTGTGGCGTATAATAAATTAAGCTAAACCATTATACAAGAAGAGAGACTCTTTGCGATACATTCGCAGAGGGTCTTTTTATTCATTGTGAAGAATAATTCTTCCATTTTTCACATTGTTCACGAGATTAACTAAACAAAATGACACAGTCACTTTACAATAGGCTACAATATTTTATACAATTAAATTTATATCTAATCTGAAAAATTTGACGAGCAAGGTGGACATGTTATGGCGAAAGAGCAAATTTTGACTCCTGAGGACGTATTTGAGTTAGTCAAATCCTACATGAATGATGAAAATGTCGCATTCGTGAAAAAAGCGTATGAATTAGCGAGGAATGCCCATATTGAGCAATTCCGAAGCTCAGGTGAACCGTATATTATTCACCCAGTGCAAGTAGCTGGTATTTTAGCTGAGTTACAAATGGACCCTGAAACAGTTGCGGCTGGTTTTTTACATGATGTTGTCGAGGATACAGATTTTACGCGCGACGATTTAGTTCGTGAATTCGGCGAAGAGGTTGCAATGCTTGTTGATGGCGTGACAAAGCTGGGGAAAATTAAATATTTATCAAAAGAAGCGCAGCAAGCAGAAAATCATCGTAAAATGTTTGTTGCTATGGCACAGGATATCCGTGTCATTTTAATTAAACTGGCTGACCGTCTACACAATATGCGGACGCTTAAGCATTTGCCTGCTGAAAAGCAACGCCGTATCTCCAAAGAGACGCTTGAAATTTTTGCACCACTTGCGCATCGTCTTGGAATTTCGACAGTTAAATGGGAGCTTGAGGATACAGCTCTTCGTTATTTAAATCCACAGCAATATTACCGCATTGTTAGTCTAATGAAGAAAAAACGCGATGAACGTGAGGCCTATTTAGAAAATGTTATGGCTGAGATGAAGTCACAGCTTACAGAGGTCGAAATTGATGCAGATATTTATGGTCGTCCAAAACACATCTACAGCATCTACCGCAAAATGGTGTTACAAAAAAAACAATTTAATGAGATTTATGATTTATTAGCCATTCGTGTATTGGTCGATAGTATTAAAGATTGCTATGCTGTTCTGGGAATCGTGCATACGCTATGGAAACCGATGCCTGGACGCTTTAAGGATTATATTGCAATGCCCAAGCAAAACCTTTATCAATCACTGCATACGACTGTAATTGGCCCTTATGGGGACCCATTAGAGGTGCAAATTCGTACAAAGGAAATGCATAAGATTGCTGAATATGGGATTGCTGCACATTGGGCCTATAAAGAAGGTAAAAAGATTGATACTGAAAAACAAAATGTTGATCAAAAATTAACATGGTTCCGTGAAATATTAGAGTTTCAAAATGAATCCTCAAATGCTGAGGAATTTATGGAGTCCTTAAAATTTGATTTATTTTCTGATATGGTTTATGTATTCACGCCTGAAGGAGATGTCATTGAATTACCAGCAGGTTCTGTACCTATCGACTTCGCATACCGTGTGCATTCAGAAGTCGGAAATCGTACAATTGGCGCAAAAATCAATGGTAAAATGGTACCGCTTGATACACCATTAAAAACGGGAGATATCATTGAAATCTTAACCTCTAAGCAATCTTTTGGTCCGAGTCGTGATTGGCTTAAAATAGCGCAATCCTCACAGGCAAAAAATAAAATAAAACAGTTTTTCAAACGTCATCTTCGTGAAGAAAATATTATCAAAGGCAAAGAGATGATTGAAAAGGAAATCCGTGCACAAGATTATGACATGAAGGAAACCATGTCAGCTGAGAATTTAAAACGTGTTTGCGACAAATTTAACTACACAAACGAAG
This window harbors:
- a CDS encoding pseudouridine-5-phosphate glycosidase; the encoded protein is MKEFIVLSEEVKAGQAKGLPIVALESTIISHGMPYPQNVQTAREVEQIIRDNGAVPATIALIDGKIKIGLSDEELEMFGNAQGVAKTSRRDLGYLLATKKLGATTVAATMICAELAGIEIFVTGGIGGVHRGAETTMDISADLEELAQTNVAVICAGAKSILDIGLTLEYLETKGVPVVGFGTDEVPAFYTRQSGFDVNFKLDTPEEVAEMLRAKWQLGLKGGAVIANPIPESEALEHSFITEIIEKALIEAEENGIQGKNVTPFLLGKVKELTEGKSLDANIALVKNNAVVGAKIAVAYNKLS
- a CDS encoding (p)ppGpp synthetase, yielding MAKEQILTPEDVFELVKSYMNDENVAFVKKAYELARNAHIEQFRSSGEPYIIHPVQVAGILAELQMDPETVAAGFLHDVVEDTDFTRDDLVREFGEEVAMLVDGVTKLGKIKYLSKEAQQAENHRKMFVAMAQDIRVILIKLADRLHNMRTLKHLPAEKQRRISKETLEIFAPLAHRLGISTVKWELEDTALRYLNPQQYYRIVSLMKKKRDEREAYLENVMAEMKSQLTEVEIDADIYGRPKHIYSIYRKMVLQKKQFNEIYDLLAIRVLVDSIKDCYAVLGIVHTLWKPMPGRFKDYIAMPKQNLYQSLHTTVIGPYGDPLEVQIRTKEMHKIAEYGIAAHWAYKEGKKIDTEKQNVDQKLTWFREILEFQNESSNAEEFMESLKFDLFSDMVYVFTPEGDVIELPAGSVPIDFAYRVHSEVGNRTIGAKINGKMVPLDTPLKTGDIIEILTSKQSFGPSRDWLKIAQSSQAKNKIKQFFKRHLREENIIKGKEMIEKEIRAQDYDMKETMSAENLKRVCDKFNYTNEEDLYAAVGVNGITAQQVVNRLAEKRRKEREQEEALEKIEQKMKNHVPQKRTESGVIVKGIDNMLIRLSRCCTPVPGDDIVGFITKGRGVSVHRADCPNIQIEDEQERLIEVEWENGLAPEKKEYPVDIEVSAFDRPGILNEIMQIVSETKTNILAVSGRADREKMATIHLTISISNISHLHKVVERIKQTPDIYSVQRVIN